In Labrus mixtus chromosome 13, fLabMix1.1, whole genome shotgun sequence, a single genomic region encodes these proteins:
- the plcl1 gene encoding inactive phospholipase C-like protein 1 has product MSERDGYGDSDAAPDCIPPRASRGRRSGVILPGGGQDTDTILLESVKAAPRRSSIIKDPSVQKMGGGRKKTVSFSSMPSEKKVSSAADCLAFMQGGCELKKIRPNSRVYCRFYTLDPDLSCLRWEPSKKDGDRARLDVSSIREVRTGKSTETFLHNGPLSEHLAEEAAFSVIHGDEYQSLDLVALSADVANIWVTGLRYLLAHPSVIGGAGGGGGGGGGVLGEGGFAVEGSLGSKMRSEWLAAEFAQVDESGNSIVSEDVAVATICKLNPGIKEAKVRLRFKEIQRSKEKLTSHVTLEEFQEAYCELCTRPDVYFLLVQLSKDRECLDPQDLRLFLETEQGLSLAATEGCWELLKRCEPSAQGKERGLLGLDGFARYLQSPECQLLDPEHLGVCQDMNMPLSHYYISTSYRSYLLDDQVHGRADLGGLIRALQSGCRCVELGVTDGPEGEPLLGVDYGPDIPRHHHHHHHHHHHHHAPVTIRSALEVVNKYAFLTSQYPLLIYLCQRCSPGQQRTMAQHLKKVFGSSLYTPEALHVSLGGRATTLPSPEQLKGRILIVGKKLPPEQDGSDGEVSEEDEEIGGGGPLAGRRMTIPGEEELGVVLVVPPPSQPRKLRLHKDLSDLVAIARTGSRSFYAQRASHKLSQQHSPPSSPSSPSTPIPPDPPYWTLCSLGEGEGGRLTTESPEDLVMFTKRTLTRVRPSSVRLDSSNPNPQGYWKGGVQLVALNQQTPGAMLDLHRGRFLQNGGCGYVLRPAVMRDEVSYFSAHTQGCVPGVPAQTLRIKVISAHNLPKPQGSGAKGEVIDPYVVLELHGVPADCAEQRTRTAAQNQDDPLFDETFEFQVNMPELALLRFVVLDDDYIGDDFIGQYSVAFECLQPGYRNVPLLGLAGDPLPHTSLFVHVAITNRRGGGKAHRRGLSVRRVGRRGREYVSLRHTGIKVVDETFKPASAPLKEATDLREEAQSTTASFKEQCGLPTVAKLKQCIQSLTTRLQSPEGPMGATMVLRDGYPCLEALVNLSEPTRKLLAAYDTMIAAQKQLIENADGVQERIAQVQREGMDFHEELSRLGEKEGLKGRKQSKAVESFTWNITVLKGQSDLLRGAKMDSLDALRQLALACEACGLTSSNSSSSTFSSAELHYTSHPLSGRRSSTHGNGRI; this is encoded by the exons GATCCGTCTGTGCAGAAGATGGGTGGCGGCAGGAAGAAGACGGTGTCGTTCAGCAGCATGCCGTCTGAGAAGAAG GTGAGCAGCGCGGCGGACTGCCTGGCGTTCATGCAGGGCGGCTGTGAGCTGAAGAAGATCCGTCCCAACTCGCGGGTTTACTGTCGTTTCTACACGCTGGATCCCGACCTGAGCTGTCTGCGCTGGGAGCCGTCGAAGAAGGACGGGGACCGAGCTCGCCTCGACGTCTCCAGCATCCGAGAGGTCCGCACGGGGAAGAGCACCGAGACGTTCCTCCATAACGGACCTCTGTCTGAACACCTGGCGGAGGAGGCCGCCTTCTCTGTCATTCACGGGGACGAATACCAG TCTCTGGACTTGGTGGCGTTGTCAGCAGATGTAGCCAACATCTGGGTGACCGGCCTCCGCTACCTGTTGGCCCACCCGTCTGTCATCGGGGgagccggaggaggaggaggtggagggggaggagttctGGGTGAAGGAGGTTTTGCGGTTGAAGGAAGTCTGGGGAGTAAGATGAGGAGTGAGTGGCTGGCTGCAGAGTTCGCCCAGGTGGATGAATCTGGAAACAGCATCGTGTCGGAGGACGTGGCGGTCGCTACGATCTGTAAACTGAATCCTGGGATCAAGGAGGCGAAG GTGCGTCTGCGTTTCAAAGAGATCCAGCGCAGTAAGGAGAAGCTGACCTCTCACGTTACTCTCGAGGAGTTTCAGGAGGCGTACTGCGAGCTCTGCACGCGGCCGGACGTTTACTTCCTACTGGTTCAGCTGTCCAAGGACCGCGAGTGTCTGGACCCGCAGGACCTCAGGCTCTTCCTGGAGACGGAGCAGGGTCTGTCTCTGGCGGCGACCGAGGGCTGCTGGGAGCTGCTGAAGAGGTGTGAGCCCTCCGCtcaggggaaagagagaggccTGCTGGGATTGGACGGCTTCGCTCGATACCTGCAGTCTCCTGAGTGTCAGCTGCTCGACCCCGAGCACCTGGGAGTCTGTCAGGATATGAACATGCCTCTGTCCCACTACTACATCAG CACGTCGTACCGCTCCTACCTGCTGGACGATCAGGTTCACGGCAGAGCGGATCTCGGAGGTCTGATCAGAGCTCTGCAGTCGGGCTGTCGCTGCGTGGAGCTCGGAGTGACCGACGGCCCCGAGGGGGAGCCTCTCCTCGGGGTGGACTACGGACCAGACATCCCccgccatcaccaccatcaccaccatcaccaccaccaccaccacgcCCCCGTCACCATCCGCTCCGCCCTGGAGGTCGTGAATAAATACGCCTTCCTGACCTCGCAGTACCCGCTCCTGATCTACCTGTGTCAGCGCTGCTCTCCGGGACAGCAGCGCACGATGGCGCAGCATTTAAAGAAAGTGTTTGGCTCCAGTCTTTACACGCCAGAGGCACTTCATGTCAGCCTGGGGGGCCGAGCCACGACCTTGCCGTCCCCCGAGCAGCTGAAGGGACGCATACTCATCGTGGGGAAGAAACTCCCTCCAGAGCAGGACGGATCGGACGGTGAGGTGtctgaggaggacgaggagatcGGAGGAGGTGGGCCTCTGGCGGGACGGAGGATGACTATCCCCGGTGAGGAAGAACTGGGCGTGGTCTTGGTGGTGCCTCCGCCTTCTCAGCCAAGGAAGCTCCGCCTCCATAAAGACCTTTCTGATCTAGTGGCGATCGCTCGTACGGGCAGCAGAAGCTTCTACGCCCAGAGAGCGAGTCACAAACTATCGCAGCAGCATTCCCCTCCCAGCAGCCCCTCCTCCCCCAGCACGCCAATTCCTCCCGACCCGCCTTATTGGACGCTGTGCTCActgggggagggagagggggggcggCTGACGACAGAAAGCCCAGAGGACCTTGTAATGTTCACGAAGCGCACTCTGACGCGGGTACGACCCAGCTCGGTGCGTCTGGACTCCAGCAACCCCAACCCTCAAGGGTACTGGAAGGGCGGGGTCCAGCTCGTGGCCTTGAACCAGCAGACCCCCGGCGCCATGCTGGACCTTCACAGAGGTCGCTTCCTGCAGAACGGAGGGTGTGGTTACGTTCTCCGGCCGGCCGTGATGAGGGACGAGGTGTCGTATTTCAGTGCTCACACACAGGGATGTGTGCCGGGAGTGCCAGCGCAGACCCTGAGGATAAAG GTGATCAGTGCACACAACCTGCCGAAGCCTCAGGGTTCAGGGGCAAAGGGGGAGGTCATCGACCCGTACGTGGTTCTGGAGCTGCACGGCGTTCCTGCGGACTGTGCTGAACAGAGAACACGCACTGCTGCTCAGAACCAGGACGACCCGCTGTTTGACGAGACCTTCGAGTTTCAG GTGAACATGCCGGAGCTGGCCCTGCTGCGCTTCGTGGTTCTAGACGACGACTACATCGGAGACGACTTCATCGGCCAGTACAGCGTGGCCTTCGAGTGCCTTCAGCCCGGCTACCGTAACGTGCCCCTGCTGGGCCTGGCGGGAGACCCCTTACCACACACCAGCCTCTTCGTCCACGTGGCGATCACCAATCGACGGGGAGGCGGGAAGGCTCATCGGAGGGGTCTGTCGGTGAGGAGGGtcgggaggagagggagggagtacGTCTCGCTGAGACACACCGGCATCAAGGTGGTCGACGAGACGTTCAAACCGGCCAGCGCCCCGCTTAAAGAGGCGACTGACCTGCGGGAGGAGGCTCAG AGCACGACGGCCAGCTTCAAGGAGCAGTGTGGGCTCCCCACGGTGGCCAAACTGAAGCAGTGCATCCAGAGCCTGACCACGAGGCTGCAGAGTCCCGAGGGCCCGATGGGGGCCACCATGGTGCTGAGGGACGGGTACCCGTGTCTGGAGGCTCTGGTCAACCTCTCCGAGCCGACGCGTAAACTGCTCGCTGCCTACGACACG ATGATTGCAGCTCAGAAACAGCTCATCGAGAACGCAGATGGTGTTCAGGAGAGGATCGCCCAGGTGCAGAGAGAAG ggatgGACTTTCATGAAGAGCTGTCCCGGCTCGGGGAGAAGGAAGGACTGAAGGGACGCAAACAAAGTAAAGCTGTGGAGAGTTTCACCTGGAACATCACCGTGCTGAAG GGTCAGAGCGATCTGCTACGGGGCGCTAAGATGGATTCTCTGGACGCTCTGAGGCAGCTGGCTCTGGCGTGTGAAGCCTGTGGTCTCACCTCCTCCAACTCCTcgtcctccaccttctccagCGCCGAGCTGCACTACACCTCCCACCCTCTGTCAGGACGCCGGAGCAGCACGCATGGAAACGGACGCATCtga